Proteins from one Nodularia sp. LEGE 06071 genomic window:
- a CDS encoding GMC oxidoreductase: MPFQNNYVNLVTEKPQAHTRLIRDYDGDNKDFDFIIIGSGIGGGILADDLADRLGQDHRILVLDAGSFIYPTHVYNISRIPNNSVATHFGVDNFKQSPSDSHFIGSKPQLCFGGRSIFWSGLIPQAQSWEMEFFPDNVRRDLESKYFKSANDRMNKSLSLGDKAQKLVDYFQSSALNSDFEIKQTPRAVHQPYLNPDGTPRDQFFVEPTGVFNTAELLINQAGLTPGADQNGNGLFIKLNSFVETIQNVPFDWYEVKTTNTITGEQISFYSPKVVIAAGSTESPKLINRSTVYQSLPDQIQKKVGFGLTDHPVTGESQAYVSSVGRNGSRIQLSRRDHAKIIFYSRGNRDASGHVIYPFNIEMNINHEYWHLRNNDLSAEPVVDDTSKTRVDIKFSFGNCLDDENGIFSHANDNYTPDIRFKRFSNLSDLLLSRFPSLTGWSKGENEFFDLLNQTRNRIFAEFNDVDFITSEYGGGSGKQWPFGWGTVHHACGTLRMPWKANRNASFNNESVVDEDLKVRGTAGLYICDMSVMPISTAANPVLALAGLALRLSNHLG; encoded by the coding sequence ATGCCATTTCAGAACAACTACGTAAATCTGGTTACAGAGAAACCTCAAGCCCACACTCGCTTAATCCGAGATTATGACGGCGATAATAAAGATTTTGACTTCATTATCATTGGTTCTGGAATAGGCGGCGGCATCCTGGCGGACGATTTGGCAGATCGGTTAGGGCAAGATCATCGCATTTTGGTTTTAGATGCTGGTTCCTTCATTTATCCGACCCATGTCTATAACATCAGTCGCATACCTAACAATTCAGTAGCCACACACTTTGGCGTAGATAACTTTAAACAGTCACCTAGCGATTCTCATTTCATTGGTTCTAAGCCCCAATTATGTTTTGGCGGGCGTTCTATTTTTTGGTCTGGACTGATTCCGCAAGCTCAAAGTTGGGAGATGGAGTTCTTCCCAGATAATGTCCGTCGAGATTTGGAATCAAAGTATTTCAAATCGGCTAATGACCGGATGAATAAATCGTTATCACTAGGCGATAAGGCACAAAAGTTGGTGGACTATTTTCAGTCCAGCGCTCTTAATTCAGATTTTGAGATAAAACAGACACCTCGTGCTGTACATCAACCCTATCTCAATCCCGACGGTACGCCACGGGATCAATTCTTTGTAGAACCAACAGGCGTGTTTAACACGGCTGAACTGCTGATTAATCAGGCTGGTCTAACGCCTGGTGCCGATCAAAACGGTAATGGTCTATTCATCAAACTCAACAGTTTTGTAGAAACGATCCAAAACGTTCCTTTTGACTGGTATGAAGTCAAAACCACTAACACTATTACAGGAGAGCAAATCAGTTTTTATTCCCCTAAAGTTGTCATTGCTGCGGGTTCTACAGAAAGTCCTAAACTGATCAATCGTTCTACCGTCTATCAAAGCCTGCCTGATCAAATTCAGAAGAAAGTAGGTTTTGGCTTAACGGATCACCCTGTTACAGGGGAGTCTCAGGCTTATGTGTCGTCTGTGGGAAGAAACGGCTCACGAATTCAACTCAGTCGTCGGGATCACGCCAAGATCATCTTCTACTCACGGGGTAATCGAGATGCTAGTGGTCATGTGATCTACCCCTTCAATATAGAAATGAATATCAATCATGAATACTGGCATCTGAGAAACAACGATCTGTCTGCTGAACCTGTGGTTGACGATACTAGTAAAACGCGTGTTGACATCAAATTTAGCTTTGGGAATTGCCTTGATGATGAGAATGGAATTTTCTCCCACGCTAACGATAACTATACTCCTGACATTCGCTTCAAACGCTTCTCGAATCTGAGTGATTTGCTGCTATCGCGCTTTCCGAGTCTTACAGGCTGGAGCAAAGGAGAAAATGAGTTTTTTGACTTACTCAATCAAACAAGAAATCGCATTTTTGCAGAATTCAATGATGTAGACTTTATTACTAGTGAGTATGGTGGGGGCAGTGGCAAGCAATGGCCTTTTGGTTGGGGTACGGTTCATCACGCCTGTGGCACCTTGCGGATGCCGTGGAAAGCTAACCGCAATGCTAGCTTCAATAATGAGTCGGTTGTCGATGAAGACCTTAAAGTTCGAGGCACTGCCGGACTGTATATTTGTGATATGTCTGTCATGCCTATCAGCACCGCAGCAAACCCCGTCCTTGCACTTGCAGGGTTGGCTTTGAGACTTTCAAATCATTTGGGCTAA
- a CDS encoding transposase family protein: MAYIPLRKAVEFLGLHPNTLRRYADEGKIKSIKNPAGQRLYDVESYVNGSSDRTTVICYCRVSSTKQRDDLDRQIAYMQSLYPDANKVRIIAKGGGRKPEISPKEGICLCLVYLRQKPIFEILGLLFDISKTKANDAFNYWVDILREILPASQIEEVESDSQKYQ, translated from the coding sequence ATGGCATACATACCACTCAGAAAAGCGGTCGAATTTCTGGGATTGCATCCAAATACTTTGAGGAGATATGCAGATGAAGGCAAAATCAAAAGCATTAAAAACCCAGCAGGGCAAAGATTGTATGATGTCGAGTCATACGTCAATGGCAGTTCAGATCGAACTACCGTTATTTGTTACTGCCGAGTCAGTTCCACAAAACAGCGAGATGATCTTGACAGACAAATCGCTTATATGCAATCCCTCTACCCAGACGCAAATAAAGTCCGTATTATTGCCAAGGGAGGTGGACGCAAACCAGAGATTTCACCTAAAGAAGGAATCTGCTTATGTCTAGTTTACCTCAGACAAAAACCAATTTTTGAGATTTTAGGATTACTCTTTGACATTTCCAAAACCAAAGCCAATGATGCCTTTAATTATTGGGTAGATATCTTGAGAGAAATTTTACCAGCATCTCAAATAGAGGAAGTTGAATCAGACAGTCAAAAATATCAATAA
- a CDS encoding sensor histidine kinase yields MLHTIERQGRRLSHLIADLLLLTSLEKNSSLKPFHPCCLNDLVSDLTEEFLELATAADINLSCQIPTCEVYALGNESQLYRLVSNLIANAIQYTPRGGYVTVSLVKSDYTFVIAVKDTGIGIEVADQERIFDRFYRVDGDAYGGLRAYALVKLEAQDWG; encoded by the coding sequence ATGCTTCATACTATTGAGCGACAGGGGCGAAGGTTGAGCCATTTGATCGCTGACTTACTCTTGTTGACCAGTCTGGAGAAAAATTCATCGTTAAAACCTTTTCACCCCTGTTGCTTAAATGATTTGGTGAGCGATTTGACCGAAGAATTTTTAGAACTGGCTACTGCTGCTGATATTAACTTAAGCTGCCAAATTCCCACTTGCGAGGTTTATGCTCTAGGTAACGAATCGCAACTTTACCGTTTAGTGTCAAACTTGATTGCCAATGCCATCCAGTACACACCCAGAGGGGGATATGTAACTGTTAGCTTAGTCAAGAGTGATTACACTTTTGTCATTGCTGTAAAAGATACAGGTATTGGGATTGAGGTTGCTGATCAGGAGCGAATTTTTGATCGCTTTTACCGTGTTGATGGCGATGCCTACGGCGGGCTGCGCGCCTACGCTCTCGTAAAACTGGAGGCACAGGATTGGGGCTAG
- a CDS encoding nucleotide pyrophosphohydrolase yields MADYTLREVQKQIDDWVQEVGKGYWSPHEMLARLVEEVGETSRLINHLYGQKKKKGSEPVQELSGELADILFAVICLANSQDINLQEAFEQMMSKYTIRDKERY; encoded by the coding sequence ATGGCAGATTACACACTTAGAGAAGTTCAGAAACAGATTGATGATTGGGTACAAGAAGTGGGTAAAGGTTATTGGAGTCCCCACGAAATGCTGGCTCGACTAGTCGAGGAGGTGGGCGAAACGTCTCGACTGATTAATCATTTATATGGCCAAAAAAAAAAGAAGGGTAGCGAACCTGTTCAAGAACTCTCCGGTGAACTTGCTGATATTTTGTTTGCTGTCATTTGTCTGGCGAATTCTCAAGACATTAATTTGCAAGAGGCTTTTGAGCAAATGATGAGTAAGTACACCATACGAGATAAGGAAAGATACTAA